A stretch of the Maridesulfovibrio bastinii DSM 16055 genome encodes the following:
- the glgA gene encoding glycogen synthase GlgA has product MHEVLFVTSEIYPFSKTGGLGDVMGALPLSLFNKGIKTAVITPFYGRMNLDGNKVRLVYSDLHVGYPWQPITAEIYQVDYHGMPVYFVGRGEYFDRRYYYNTHNGDYFDNCERFIFFCRAVMKWARLLPGAPQVIHAHDWQSSLVPAYLHFERQQDSFWKNTKSVSTIHNLAFQGRFSGRFFKDSGLPAAAWNMDGAEYYGDFNMLKTGIAYSDAVTTVSPTYAEEILGPEFGCGLEGILSKHSEKLVGILNGADYKVWDPGDDKFLPCCYSSEKLNGKKECKETVLSEFHLSPELQDKPLLGFIGRIRDQKGVDMLIDIIPELMKKDVGLIVLGEGNLSYEARLLEMMESYPGRLSVQIGYTEEMAHIIQAGCDIFLMPSRYEPCGLTQIYALRYGTPPVATAVGGLCDTITPYPSPEATGFTFQKADSRLFFKAIERALSVWQDKDSWRKLVQRAMRKEFSWDRSADEYITMYRNIGARL; this is encoded by the coding sequence GTGCATGAAGTACTGTTTGTTACATCAGAGATATATCCTTTCTCCAAAACGGGCGGTCTTGGCGATGTTATGGGAGCACTGCCGCTAAGCCTGTTTAATAAAGGTATTAAAACCGCTGTAATAACTCCTTTTTACGGTAGAATGAATCTTGACGGCAATAAGGTCAGACTTGTGTACTCAGACCTGCATGTCGGATATCCGTGGCAGCCGATAACAGCTGAAATTTATCAGGTGGATTATCATGGTATGCCGGTTTATTTCGTTGGAAGAGGGGAGTATTTTGACAGGCGGTACTATTACAATACCCACAATGGCGACTATTTTGATAATTGCGAAAGATTTATATTTTTCTGCCGTGCCGTAATGAAATGGGCAAGGCTCCTCCCGGGGGCTCCGCAGGTTATTCATGCTCACGACTGGCAATCCTCACTTGTTCCGGCATACCTACATTTTGAGCGACAGCAGGATTCTTTCTGGAAAAACACTAAATCCGTTTCAACAATTCATAATTTAGCTTTTCAGGGACGTTTTTCAGGACGTTTTTTTAAAGATTCAGGCCTGCCCGCTGCTGCGTGGAATATGGATGGAGCAGAATATTATGGTGATTTCAATATGTTGAAAACGGGGATCGCTTATAGTGATGCTGTTACAACCGTCAGTCCCACGTATGCTGAAGAAATACTTGGGCCTGAGTTCGGATGCGGTCTTGAAGGTATTTTATCCAAGCACAGTGAAAAGCTGGTGGGTATACTTAACGGAGCGGATTATAAAGTATGGGACCCGGGTGATGATAAATTTCTTCCATGCTGCTATTCCAGTGAAAAATTAAACGGTAAAAAGGAATGCAAAGAGACTGTATTAAGCGAGTTCCACCTTTCTCCTGAACTTCAGGATAAGCCCCTGCTGGGCTTTATAGGACGTATCCGTGATCAGAAGGGCGTGGATATGCTGATTGATATCATCCCGGAGCTTATGAAAAAAGATGTAGGACTCATAGTACTCGGGGAGGGCAATTTAAGTTATGAGGCCAGACTTCTGGAAATGATGGAATCCTACCCCGGCAGGCTGAGTGTCCAGATAGGGTATACTGAGGAAATGGCGCATATTATTCAGGCCGGATGTGATATTTTTCTAATGCCCTCACGCTATGAACCCTGCGGACTTACACAGATTTATGCTTTGCGCTATGGAACTCCTCCAGTTGCTACCGCAGTCGGCGGACTTTGTGATACTATAACGCCTTATCCTTCCCCTGAAGCTACCGGGTTTACTTTCCAGAAAGCTGACAGCAGATTGTTTTTTAAAGCTATAGAAAGAGCTTTGAGTGTATGGCAGGATAAGGATAGCTGGCGTAAACTGGTTCAGAGGGCCATGCGGAAAGAATTCTCATGGGATCGTTCTGCTGACGAGTACATCACAATGTATCGAAATATAGGTGCGAGATTATGA
- a CDS encoding NUDIX domain-containing protein encodes MVKTKPCPNCGADVTVYRNPVPTVDIIIFDPVLGVVLIARKNPPFGWALPGGFVDYGETVEHAAVREAEEETGLEVVLTGLLGVYSNPERDPRQHTMSVVFSAMAKDLTIIAAGDDAGEAKFFTLDSLPELAFDHGEILADFASGMNRMNTLSKISAY; translated from the coding sequence ATGGTTAAAACAAAACCATGCCCTAATTGCGGGGCAGACGTGACTGTTTACCGTAATCCTGTTCCCACTGTTGATATAATAATTTTTGATCCTGTGCTTGGCGTTGTTCTTATTGCACGTAAAAATCCTCCATTCGGATGGGCTTTGCCGGGAGGGTTTGTTGATTATGGTGAAACTGTTGAACATGCTGCCGTGCGCGAAGCTGAAGAAGAAACAGGGCTCGAAGTTGTTCTGACTGGGTTGCTTGGTGTTTATTCAAACCCAGAAAGGGATCCGCGTCAGCACACAATGAGTGTTGTTTTTTCCGCGATGGCAAAGGATCTGACAATCATTGCCGCCGGTGACGATGCCGGAGAAGCAAAGTTTTTCACTTTGGATTCATTGCCGGAGCTGGCCTTTGATCATGGTGAAATATTAGCAGACTTTGCATCCGGGATGAACAGGATGAATACCTTATCTAAAATCTCCGCATATTGA
- a CDS encoding L-threonylcarbamoyladenylate synthase — translation MNFEEALPIISTGGVIIYPTETLYALGAEAMDEGAAKRIMIIKGRPISKPLPLIIGKMDQLDQVTDNVTPEILRLARQFWPGPLSIIVKAKSELPLQVKDAEGFTSVRWTSHPSAEELCLKSRSPLIATSANKSGESPAAVPAEVTAELAALVDGVVDCEPYPHGGDPSTVVKALPGGKVVILRYGVVTKADLVQAGFTVVN, via the coding sequence ATGAATTTTGAAGAGGCTTTGCCTATTATCAGTACGGGAGGGGTAATAATTTATCCCACAGAGACACTTTATGCCCTTGGCGCAGAAGCTATGGACGAAGGTGCCGCAAAAAGAATCATGATCATTAAAGGTCGCCCCATATCCAAACCTCTTCCATTAATTATTGGTAAAATGGATCAACTTGATCAGGTTACTGATAACGTTACCCCGGAAATTTTAAGACTTGCCAGACAGTTCTGGCCCGGACCGCTTTCAATAATCGTTAAAGCCAAATCAGAGCTTCCGCTTCAAGTTAAAGATGCTGAGGGATTTACCTCAGTGCGCTGGACAAGCCATCCGAGTGCTGAAGAACTCTGCCTTAAAAGCCGTTCCCCGTTGATAGCCACAAGCGCGAATAAAAGTGGAGAATCTCCTGCTGCGGTTCCAGCTGAAGTTACTGCTGAGCTGGCTGCGCTGGTTGACGGAGTAGTAGATTGCGAACCTTATCCTCATGGCGGTGATCCTTCTACCGTTGTTAAGGCTTTACCCGGTGGAAAGGTTGTAATTCTGCGCTATGGCGTTGTCACCAAGGCTGATCTGGTACAGGCCGGATTCACTGTTGTGAATTAA
- a CDS encoding glycosyltransferase: MIYSERINKDFPYKTDSSIYKILQDKIPLWIFGTEEQNLRKGFWNVAYSLSKEIPSLNNAAAGLAFWDWQQFPLNISTVNFFENNAWQLSAGIKNLLSILKQFSNQQTAELPVEEIKSLLESGDAALVIKHLMPLLRGPQSLFWLGEVWDGLLRIGNRDLINSALDMTNWPEGTSELRQRLGAEYSFLYDEPDLAMAETNKLSDEIWPLWKNYIKAELLSRIGETGRASEILTELWKIMPYQINWALKLHTLMHPVSTVNALENSAEVSILLYSWNNEKLIEQTLKNLSGTRIGAAKIFTLNNGSSDGTGKIMEKASALFPDNSFNVTHLPVNVGAPAARNWLLSIPEVRRNKWAVFLDDDVILPENWLEQLLATAQKYPQAGAVGSRITSATDPITMQSADYHLFAPGDGASQINGLSEYIMVHDNCRSAFDYGQFTYCRPAMHISGCCHMLALDAINSCGNFDVRFNPTQFDDLERDMRAYLAGKKHIYAGQLAVRHIQHSSLAKAATTKSMAQIFGNKIKLEGLFGRDELNFMANRDVSELWQDMHRKLEEIE; the protein is encoded by the coding sequence ATGATATATTCCGAACGGATAAATAAAGACTTTCCATATAAGACAGATTCTTCCATTTATAAAATTTTGCAGGATAAAATCCCATTGTGGATTTTCGGGACAGAAGAACAGAATCTTCGCAAAGGTTTCTGGAATGTCGCATACTCTCTGTCAAAAGAAATACCTTCATTAAATAATGCCGCGGCGGGCCTTGCTTTCTGGGACTGGCAGCAGTTTCCTCTAAATATTTCCACTGTAAACTTTTTCGAAAACAACGCATGGCAACTATCTGCCGGAATAAAAAACCTCCTGAGCATTCTAAAACAGTTCAGCAATCAGCAAACAGCGGAACTACCCGTTGAGGAGATTAAAAGCCTTCTTGAAAGTGGTGACGCTGCTCTGGTCATAAAGCATCTTATGCCGCTGCTCAGAGGTCCGCAGTCATTATTCTGGCTGGGAGAAGTGTGGGACGGCCTTTTAAGAATCGGCAACAGAGATTTGATAAATTCGGCTCTTGATATGACTAACTGGCCTGAAGGAACATCTGAGCTTAGGCAGAGACTTGGAGCCGAATATTCCTTTTTATACGATGAACCGGACTTGGCCATGGCTGAAACAAATAAACTTTCAGACGAAATATGGCCGCTATGGAAAAATTATATAAAAGCTGAACTGCTCTCACGGATAGGAGAAACCGGAAGAGCTTCAGAAATTCTGACCGAACTGTGGAAAATCATGCCTTACCAGATAAACTGGGCTTTAAAGCTGCATACGCTTATGCATCCGGTCAGCACCGTGAATGCGCTTGAAAATTCAGCTGAGGTCAGCATACTGCTCTACTCCTGGAATAATGAAAAACTAATTGAGCAGACCCTTAAAAATCTAAGCGGCACAAGAATCGGAGCAGCCAAAATATTCACGCTTAATAACGGCTCCAGTGACGGTACCGGAAAAATAATGGAAAAAGCTTCCGCGTTATTCCCGGACAACAGCTTTAATGTTACCCATCTTCCGGTTAACGTCGGCGCACCGGCGGCTAGAAACTGGCTGCTTTCCATCCCGGAGGTCCGCCGGAATAAATGGGCTGTTTTTCTTGATGATGATGTAATTCTTCCTGAAAACTGGCTTGAGCAGCTGCTTGCAACAGCACAGAAATATCCGCAGGCCGGAGCTGTGGGAAGCAGAATTACATCCGCAACCGATCCGATAACCATGCAGTCAGCAGACTATCACCTGTTTGCTCCGGGAGACGGGGCTTCGCAGATAAACGGTCTTTCAGAGTATATAATGGTACACGACAACTGCCGCTCGGCTTTTGATTACGGCCAGTTCACTTATTGCAGACCGGCCATGCATATCTCAGGATGCTGCCACATGCTTGCCCTTGATGCCATCAATAGCTGCGGTAATTTTGACGTACGTTTCAATCCGACACAGTTTGATGATCTTGAACGTGACATGAGAGCTTATCTGGCAGGTAAAAAACATATCTACGCAGGCCAGCTGGCCGTGAGGCACATCCAGCATTCCAGTCTCGCTAAAGCAGCAACCACAAAAAGTATGGCTCAAATTTTCGGCAATAAAATCAAACTGGAAGGACTCTTCGGCCGTGATGAATTAAATTTTATGGCAAACCGTGATGTCAGCGAACTCTGGCAGGATATGCATCGCAAGCTTGAAGAAATTGAGTAA
- a CDS encoding TrmH family RNA methyltransferase: MKRERTTRREERIRHVLARRQNDLSLIIDNVWDPHNVAAILRSCDAFGVSDIHLYYTENVWPELTSRSAASAQKWVDRTVHEDPAEMISSLKSKGYQIVRTGFSEKALPLMDYDFSKPSAIVLSNEHNGTSPELLPLVENELYIPMQGMIQSFNVSVAAAIILYHAFTQRYSAGKYDRPSWPPDEMEAKVEDWLCR, from the coding sequence ATGAAAAGAGAGAGAACCACCAGAAGAGAAGAGAGAATAAGGCATGTTCTGGCGCGGCGTCAAAATGATCTGTCGCTTATTATAGATAATGTGTGGGACCCACACAATGTCGCAGCTATTTTAAGGAGCTGCGATGCCTTCGGTGTATCTGATATCCACCTGTATTACACCGAGAACGTATGGCCGGAACTTACTTCGAGAAGTGCCGCATCGGCCCAGAAATGGGTTGACCGTACCGTGCACGAAGACCCTGCTGAAATGATCAGTTCACTTAAATCCAAGGGTTATCAGATTGTGCGGACTGGTTTTTCCGAAAAAGCACTTCCGCTCATGGATTACGATTTCAGCAAACCTTCGGCAATAGTTTTGAGTAATGAGCACAACGGAACTTCACCGGAGCTTCTTCCACTTGTTGAAAATGAATTATACATCCCGATGCAGGGCATGATTCAGAGTTTCAACGTCTCCGTTGCCGCCGCAATTATTTTATATCATGCTTTTACGCAACGGTATTCAGCCGGTAAATATGACCGCCCATCATGGCCGCCGGATGAAATGGAAGCCAAGGTTGAAGACTGGCTTTGCCGCTAG
- a CDS encoding response regulator, whose protein sequence is MRALIAEDEFLGRKLLSNFLDPLFDTDIVVNGREALEAYELSIEEQRPYDLVLMDIMMPEMDGLTALEKIRELEADKKIEKKSVVIMTTALSDPKTVIRSFHDAEASAYIVKPVEKSKLYEELEKVGLLSK, encoded by the coding sequence ATGCGCGCTTTAATAGCAGAAGACGAATTTCTGGGTAGAAAGCTGTTATCCAATTTTCTGGACCCGCTATTTGATACGGATATAGTCGTTAACGGTAGGGAAGCTCTTGAAGCTTATGAGCTTTCCATTGAAGAACAAAGACCTTACGACCTTGTCCTGATGGACATCATGATGCCTGAAATGGACGGATTAACAGCGCTTGAAAAAATCCGTGAACTCGAAGCAGACAAAAAAATAGAAAAAAAGTCAGTCGTCATCATGACTACAGCTTTAAGTGATCCTAAAACAGTTATCAGATCTTTTCATGATGCGGAGGCCTCTGCTTATATAGTCAAGCCTGTTGAAAAGAGTAAATTATATGAAGAGCTTGAAAAAGTAGGTCTGCTTTCAAAGTAA
- a CDS encoding histidine kinase, with amino-acid sequence MSDDDSLVEEFFSEVNDKYYPQVLEGLDLLDEQKISEGFEILSRPLHTIKGVTGFMSGFEPASDFTHHVESFLKKMQSGEVGPEIENIALAIEAVNGIFYIIESLRNSGSYDKAQAEDIVGRLENSLASKDSTGFSGETDISVENLGNASIIRVGMHRLHLQTQRDALCAALNETTEGQPILLDFSKTASIGSAAFEDIAGFSAGRNIYASSMGNICKEVLYSWGFNKFILPLRDDSEFLSVCSKKDNQE; translated from the coding sequence ATGAGTGATGATGATTCCCTTGTGGAAGAATTTTTTTCCGAAGTTAATGATAAATACTACCCTCAGGTGCTTGAAGGGCTTGACCTTCTTGACGAACAGAAAATTTCCGAAGGATTCGAAATTCTTTCACGCCCTCTGCATACCATAAAAGGTGTTACCGGATTTATGAGCGGCTTTGAGCCGGCATCTGATTTCACCCACCATGTGGAAAGTTTTCTAAAGAAAATGCAGTCAGGTGAAGTCGGTCCTGAAATCGAGAATATTGCTCTGGCCATCGAAGCGGTTAACGGAATATTTTATATAATCGAGAGCCTGCGTAACAGTGGCTCTTATGATAAAGCTCAGGCTGAAGATATTGTCGGCAGGCTGGAAAACTCCCTTGCTTCCAAAGATTCCACAGGCTTTTCAGGTGAAACAGATATCAGTGTGGAAAATCTTGGAAATGCTTCCATAATAAGAGTAGGTATGCACAGGCTTCATCTTCAGACGCAAAGGGATGCTCTTTGCGCGGCCTTAAATGAAACAACCGAGGGGCAACCGATTTTACTGGATTTTTCAAAAACAGCCAGCATCGGTTCAGCCGCGTTTGAAGATATTGCCGGTTTTTCCGCCGGTAGAAATATTTACGCGTCTTCAATGGGTAACATCTGCAAAGAAGTTCTATATTCGTGGGGGTTCAATAAATTTATTTTACCACTCAGGGATGATTCTGAATTTCTTTCGGTATGCAGCAAAAAGGACAACCAGGAATGA
- a CDS encoding chemotaxis protein CheA: protein MKESISAGIDQIQEEILSLESGGGNVDSVLQSLGLHKVRVNSAQIVALMDMLSDGITPITEELVSSLIAISEAHKKFLFSLAGILDKGSATVDTAAEREIVPEEEIPSEIEVEDKIEDAEESRPEQAEKTISTPETQVKAPEPQKKNSQAISSIRVSTQQLDSLIELVGKLMVTYAVIAQAETETTSKTTTTLSELDKIIRKLQSEVDQIRLVPLKQIFMPMHRLVQSTSQKVKKKIKFTVIGDDLALDKTIVECLNEPLVHLLRNALDHGVESPEDRAMSGKDETGNVTLSAWRKGDYAYIEVKDDGKGLDADKLMQKALERGIADPEKEYTQNEIYGFILKSGFSTASSVTDISGRGVGMDAVLTAVHNTLDGEIKIDSKLGQGSSFTICIPLSKSVNEGIVDSLITTVGTETFIIPSRDVMEVYEPCLKEFTDLPDGRETVSIRGKIYPLIRMHKVFDFPAPPAGSITKAILVKTGNSGAAILVDDVLRQQKAVVTGFTLPVNSIYHLPILGYGMMGEKDALVIDIETLINSMEESQE, encoded by the coding sequence ATGAAAGAAAGTATTTCAGCAGGAATTGATCAGATTCAGGAAGAAATACTCTCCCTTGAAAGCGGAGGCGGCAATGTTGATTCAGTATTGCAATCTCTGGGACTTCATAAAGTAAGAGTTAATTCTGCACAGATAGTGGCACTGATGGACATGCTCAGTGACGGGATAACCCCTATCACCGAGGAACTGGTCTCATCACTTATAGCCATTTCTGAGGCCCATAAAAAATTTCTGTTCAGCCTTGCGGGCATCCTTGATAAAGGCAGCGCAACAGTGGACACAGCGGCAGAACGTGAAATTGTACCGGAAGAAGAAATACCCTCCGAAATTGAAGTTGAAGATAAAATTGAAGATGCTGAAGAAAGCCGGCCCGAACAGGCTGAAAAAACTATTTCCACTCCTGAAACACAGGTGAAAGCACCTGAACCGCAAAAGAAAAATTCTCAGGCTATATCCTCAATCCGGGTTTCCACCCAGCAGCTTGATTCCCTTATTGAGCTTGTGGGAAAACTGATGGTCACCTATGCGGTAATAGCTCAGGCAGAAACAGAAACAACAAGCAAAACAACAACGACGCTTAGTGAACTGGACAAAATAATCCGTAAATTACAATCGGAAGTTGATCAGATAAGGCTTGTGCCCCTAAAACAAATTTTCATGCCCATGCACCGTCTGGTGCAGAGCACTTCCCAGAAAGTTAAGAAAAAAATAAAATTCACAGTAATTGGTGACGACCTTGCTCTGGATAAAACCATAGTTGAATGTCTTAACGAACCGTTGGTCCATCTTTTGAGAAATGCGCTGGACCACGGAGTTGAATCCCCGGAAGACCGTGCTATGAGCGGTAAGGATGAAACAGGAAACGTAACCCTCTCAGCATGGCGCAAAGGCGACTACGCTTACATAGAAGTTAAGGATGACGGTAAAGGGCTTGATGCTGACAAGCTTATGCAGAAGGCTCTGGAACGGGGCATAGCCGACCCTGAAAAAGAATATACCCAAAATGAAATATACGGTTTTATCCTCAAATCAGGATTTTCAACCGCTTCGTCAGTAACCGATATTTCCGGTCGCGGGGTCGGCATGGACGCAGTGCTGACAGCCGTTCACAATACCCTTGACGGTGAAATCAAAATTGACAGCAAACTCGGACAGGGATCATCTTTCACAATCTGCATTCCACTCAGCAAGTCAGTAAATGAAGGAATTGTTGACTCCCTCATAACCACGGTAGGCACTGAAACATTCATAATTCCCAGCCGTGACGTTATGGAAGTTTATGAACCCTGCTTAAAAGAATTTACAGATCTTCCGGACGGGCGCGAAACAGTGTCCATACGCGGGAAAATTTATCCGCTCATAAGAATGCATAAAGTCTTCGACTTTCCTGCTCCGCCGGCAGGGAGCATCACCAAGGCAATTCTGGTAAAAACAGGAAATTCAGGAGCCGCAATTCTGGTGGATGATGTTTTACGTCAGCAGAAAGCTGTAGTTACAGGATTTACCCTGCCTGTAAACAGTATCTATCATCTGCCTATTTTAGGCTACGGCATGATGGGAGAAAAAGACGCACTTGTAATTGATATTGAAACACTCATCAATTCAATGGAAGAGTCGCAGGAGTAA
- a CDS encoding sirohydrochlorin cobaltochelatase, whose amino-acid sequence MKKAILFAAHGSRRSASKNAIDNILKKAEREFPDVIIDTAYTSHYVRKKLCEIDGDCDLSIQQKLDAFMEQGVTHVVIQSLHVIPGVEFNTITRMLKKMEKDQDSPIKAVYGKPLLYDEQAMREVADMITGMPPERDERKEALILVAHGSKHSGEIYGQFQEILESRGHNTYMGKINTPQDIHDICLKIQNSGVKEAFLLPFLFGAGNHVQSDMAGEDEESWKNIVSSYGIKVMPVVKGIGEFNIFADRWMSNLRRAFKELEEI is encoded by the coding sequence ATGAAAAAAGCCATTTTATTTGCAGCCCACGGTTCCAGACGCAGTGCTTCCAAAAACGCAATAGATAATATTTTAAAAAAGGCAGAGCGGGAATTCCCGGATGTTATTATTGATACTGCCTATACGTCACACTATGTACGCAAAAAATTGTGTGAAATAGACGGCGACTGCGACCTTTCCATCCAGCAGAAACTTGACGCATTTATGGAACAGGGTGTCACCCATGTGGTAATTCAGTCTCTGCATGTCATTCCCGGAGTCGAATTCAATACCATTACCCGTATGCTCAAAAAAATGGAGAAAGACCAGGATTCACCCATTAAGGCTGTATATGGCAAACCACTCCTTTATGATGAACAGGCCATGCGGGAAGTTGCGGACATGATTACCGGTATGCCTCCTGAACGTGACGAACGCAAAGAGGCTCTCATACTTGTTGCACATGGTTCCAAGCATTCCGGAGAAATTTACGGACAGTTTCAGGAAATCCTGGAAAGCAGAGGGCACAATACCTACATGGGAAAAATCAATACTCCGCAGGATATACATGATATCTGTCTGAAAATTCAAAATTCCGGAGTTAAAGAAGCTTTTCTGCTGCCGTTCCTTTTCGGAGCAGGAAACCATGTTCAAAGTGATATGGCTGGTGAAGATGAAGAATCATGGAAGAATATTGTCAGCTCCTATGGTATTAAAGTCATGCCTGTTGTTAAAGGCATAGGCGAATTCAATATATTTGCTGACCGTTGGATGAGCAACCTGAGACGGGCATTCAAAGAGCTTGAAGAAATCTGA
- a CDS encoding ASKHA domain-containing protein has protein sequence MTDKIIVKAHDGTRLELKPDSSTNLARLLFLNGAFKNVPLCSGMGRCGLCKVRFDTNAPHTQKEERLKLSPEEQEQGWRFSCLHEASAAEIFIPKPKKTVPPQQITIRKKSDSAVKLAIDLGTTSLCWAILENGEVLSSGKELNPQTGLGSEVMSRLAFAAKAENKAILAKLVKDRIREIISDTGSTVDEMVISGNPTMACILTEENLEGLSKAPYALPDKGGNTVVLDEQLPPAYMPTHLAPFVGADITAGMAYLEFRSEKPEPPYLLADLGTNGEFVLCMDENKFLATSVPMGPALEGLGLSCGMTAGPGAISSFSISPSGLMPHFAEPPQEEKEAGITGTGYLSLCAVLMKSGVLDFKGSFAEGKTPLASKLSRNIMSLNGSPTLVLGKDMMLTAADIEEILKVKAAFNLAASTLLNSAELAPSSLKSIFLAGAMGQYVNVNDLITTGFLPSETAGLTKAVGNTSLEGSKILAVSPKARDYVESLPTMTSVINLAGGETFGLKFLERMIFKYVY, from the coding sequence ATGACAGATAAAATCATAGTCAAAGCCCATGACGGCACCCGGTTGGAACTTAAGCCGGATAGTTCAACCAACCTTGCCAGACTGCTCTTTTTAAATGGAGCATTCAAAAATGTTCCTTTGTGTTCTGGAATGGGCAGATGCGGATTATGCAAAGTCAGGTTTGACACAAACGCACCGCACACCCAAAAAGAAGAACGACTGAAGCTTTCACCTGAAGAGCAGGAACAGGGCTGGAGATTCTCCTGCCTGCATGAAGCCTCGGCAGCAGAAATTTTTATTCCGAAGCCCAAAAAAACTGTTCCACCGCAGCAAATAACCATTCGGAAAAAATCTGATTCAGCTGTAAAACTGGCAATAGACCTTGGAACAACAAGCCTCTGCTGGGCAATTCTTGAAAATGGAGAAGTCCTTTCCAGCGGCAAAGAACTGAACCCGCAGACAGGACTCGGCAGTGAAGTTATGTCGCGTCTTGCTTTTGCAGCCAAAGCTGAGAACAAAGCTATTCTGGCAAAGCTGGTAAAAGACAGGATCAGGGAAATCATATCCGACACCGGTTCAACAGTTGATGAAATGGTCATTTCAGGTAACCCGACCATGGCCTGCATACTGACTGAAGAAAATCTGGAAGGTTTGAGTAAAGCTCCTTATGCCCTGCCCGATAAAGGTGGAAACACTGTTGTCCTTGACGAGCAACTCCCTCCGGCTTATATGCCCACGCATCTTGCTCCTTTTGTGGGGGCTGATATAACCGCTGGAATGGCCTACCTTGAATTCCGATCTGAAAAGCCTGAACCTCCATACCTTCTTGCTGATCTGGGAACTAATGGTGAATTCGTTCTATGTATGGATGAAAATAAATTTCTGGCAACTTCGGTCCCCATGGGACCGGCTCTTGAAGGATTAGGCCTTAGTTGCGGAATGACCGCTGGTCCCGGTGCAATATCCTCTTTCAGTATCAGCCCTTCCGGACTGATGCCGCATTTTGCCGAACCTCCGCAGGAAGAGAAAGAAGCCGGCATAACAGGGACAGGATACCTCTCGCTTTGTGCGGTGCTGATGAAATCCGGGGTACTTGATTTTAAAGGAAGTTTTGCAGAAGGAAAAACACCGCTGGCTTCTAAGCTTTCCAGAAATATCATGTCCTTAAATGGTTCTCCCACTCTGGTTCTGGGAAAAGACATGATGCTGACAGCCGCGGATATTGAAGAAATATTGAAAGTTAAAGCAGCCTTCAATCTTGCAGCTAGTACCCTTTTAAATAGTGCGGAACTTGCTCCGTCATCCCTGAAATCAATTTTTCTGGCTGGGGCTATGGGGCAATATGTAAATGTAAACGATCTGATAACCACAGGCTTTCTTCCAAGTGAAACAGCAGGATTAACCAAAGCTGTAGGCAATACATCGCTGGAAGGGTCTAAAATTCTTGCCGTGAGCCCAAAAGCCCGCGATTACGTGGAATCACTACCGACTATGACCTCCGTCATCAATCTTGCCGGCGGAGAAACATTCGGACTAAAATTTCTTGAAAGGATGATTTTTAAATATGTCTATTAA